One Pseudomonas brassicacearum genomic region harbors:
- a CDS encoding LTA synthase family protein, translating to MKALYRCSTHPLASLIALMGCVLLVPIGLRLALDWSDPLGYLSDLGIGGLLIALLYRRPWWLALPVLLAWSALTLASIELVSAVGRMPTPSDVLYLIDPQFVENSTSGGFAHPWLAAFQLAALASWLMIQWTSRRQLTPRLPRHTWAVPVLLLLAHGALQSWRPSEADQWNVFNLPHQLVTAGIVAGQERAQQWLEGDTVDPLPPMEGLTRLDLNGAKLLAEPGQARNVLVIALEGIPGAYVSANRQALNSRYQENLMPHLSRWAERGMNTPDYVLHSHQTIRGLYAMLCGDYDKLNDGTPKGVEMLNQAQRNQACLPAQLRQNGFSTHFLQGAGLRFMAKDRIMPHIGFDTTLGMDWFTRPAYLEFPWGKDDKTFFEGALDYVGQLQQTDKPWMLTLLTVGTHQPYSAPEDYLQRYDSAKQAAVGYLDDALDSFLAGLERQGILENTLVVITSDESHGIDDVRLASSWGFNLTLAPEPLPRLKSGTYGHVDLTASILDYFGFTVPTSLSGRSLFRDYATGREIMSFTNGKLRYHDGKGTFTECDFLQHCRYYTSAGFIADRAIYGGQYSGQRARLISARATALDQTLLPTPLNQHYQFGSADKIPLPAQVTNDWTDNLIGAQYLEMPKGSQTRVSLTIRAVEADHAAYISLKAKEFEQDVPMDLPTDVAVTADQPLVMNIRFDNPQQRKAFSFHLLGHGMGAIEISDFSVVTELQEQTDQPEYLDDMQDDSEAQSS from the coding sequence CCGCTGCTCAACCCACCCCCTCGCCTCGCTCATCGCCCTGATGGGCTGCGTACTGCTCGTCCCAATAGGCCTGCGCCTGGCGTTGGACTGGTCCGACCCACTGGGCTATCTCTCGGACCTGGGCATCGGCGGGTTGCTGATCGCGTTGCTTTACCGCCGTCCCTGGTGGCTGGCACTCCCGGTATTGCTAGCCTGGAGTGCGTTGACGCTGGCCAGCATCGAGTTGGTCAGCGCCGTGGGACGGATGCCCACCCCTTCGGACGTGCTTTACCTGATCGACCCGCAATTCGTCGAAAACTCCACCAGCGGCGGCTTCGCCCATCCCTGGCTGGCCGCGTTCCAATTGGCAGCGCTGGCGTCCTGGCTGATGATCCAATGGACCAGCCGACGCCAGCTGACGCCACGCTTGCCGCGCCACACCTGGGCAGTGCCGGTATTGCTGTTGCTGGCCCACGGCGCGCTGCAATCCTGGCGCCCCAGTGAGGCGGACCAATGGAATGTGTTCAACCTGCCCCACCAACTCGTCACGGCGGGTATCGTCGCTGGACAGGAACGGGCCCAGCAATGGCTCGAAGGCGATACTGTGGACCCGCTCCCGCCGATGGAAGGGCTTACCCGACTGGACCTCAATGGCGCGAAACTGTTGGCCGAACCGGGACAAGCGCGCAACGTCCTGGTCATCGCCTTGGAAGGCATTCCCGGCGCGTACGTAAGCGCCAACCGCCAAGCGTTGAACAGTCGCTATCAAGAGAACCTGATGCCGCACCTGAGTCGCTGGGCCGAGCGCGGCATGAACACGCCCGATTACGTCCTGCACAGCCACCAGACCATTCGTGGCCTGTACGCGATGCTGTGTGGCGACTACGACAAACTCAACGACGGCACGCCCAAGGGTGTCGAGATGCTCAACCAGGCCCAGCGCAACCAGGCCTGCCTGCCGGCCCAGTTGCGCCAGAATGGCTTTTCCACGCATTTCCTCCAGGGCGCGGGCCTGCGCTTCATGGCCAAGGATCGGATCATGCCGCACATCGGCTTCGACACGACCCTGGGCATGGACTGGTTCACCCGCCCCGCCTACCTGGAATTCCCCTGGGGCAAGGACGACAAGACCTTCTTCGAAGGCGCGCTGGACTACGTCGGGCAGCTGCAACAGACAGACAAGCCCTGGATGCTCACCCTGCTGACCGTAGGCACCCACCAGCCGTACTCCGCGCCGGAGGACTATCTGCAACGCTACGACTCTGCCAAGCAGGCCGCCGTGGGTTACCTGGACGATGCGCTGGACAGTTTCCTGGCGGGCCTGGAGCGTCAAGGCATCCTGGAAAACACCCTGGTGGTCATCACCTCGGACGAATCCCATGGCATTGATGATGTGCGTCTGGCGTCGTCCTGGGGGTTCAACCTGACGTTGGCTCCGGAGCCGTTGCCCAGGCTCAAGTCAGGGACCTACGGCCATGTGGACCTGACCGCGTCGATTCTCGATTACTTCGGTTTCACGGTGCCCACGTCGCTGTCCGGTCGCTCGCTGTTCAGGGATTACGCAACGGGCCGGGAAATCATGTCGTTCACCAATGGCAAGCTGCGTTATCACGACGGCAAGGGCACGTTCACCGAGTGTGATTTCCTGCAGCATTGCCGTTACTACACCAGCGCAGGCTTCATCGCCGACCGCGCCATCTATGGCGGGCAATACAGCGGCCAGCGCGCCAGGCTGATCAGCGCCCGGGCCACGGCCTTGGACCAGACCCTGCTACCCACGCCCCTTAACCAGCATTATCAGTTTGGCAGCGCGGATAAAATCCCGCTGCCGGCCCAGGTCACCAACGATTGGACCGACAACCTGATCGGAGCCCAATACCTGGAAATGCCCAAGGGTTCACAGACCCGCGTCAGCCTGACCATCCGTGCCGTAGAGGCAGACCACGCCGCCTACATTTCCCTCAAGGCCAAGGAGTTCGAACAGGATGTGCCGATGGACCTGCCGACAGACGTGGCGGTGACCGCCGACCAGCCGCTGGTGATGAACATCCGTTTCGATAACCCGCAACAGCGCAAGGCGTTTTCCTTCCATTTACTCGGTCATGGCATGGGTGCCATCGAGATCAGCGACTTCAGCGTCGTGACCGAACTGCAGGAGCAGACGGACCAGCCGGAGTACCTGGACGACATGCAGGACGACAGCGAGGCCCAATCCAGCTAA
- the nudK gene encoding GDP-mannose pyrophosphatase NudK encodes MTQATSIKDRVRIKNVEVLSDNWYVLRKTTYDYQGRDGQWRELTRETYDRGNGATILLYSKAKQTVVLTRQFRFPAFVNGHDDLLIETCAGLLDNDEPHTCIRKETQEETGYIIQDVRKVFEAFMSPGSVTERVHFFVGEYFDEDKQHEGGGLEEEGEEIEVLEMSLDQALGMIESGDICDGKTIMLLQYAKLHRLLD; translated from the coding sequence ATGACACAGGCAACCAGCATCAAGGATCGCGTACGCATCAAGAACGTCGAAGTCCTCTCGGACAACTGGTACGTGCTGCGCAAGACCACCTATGACTACCAAGGCCGCGATGGCCAATGGCGCGAGTTGACGCGCGAGACCTACGACCGTGGCAACGGCGCCACCATCCTGCTGTACAGCAAGGCCAAGCAGACCGTGGTGTTGACCCGGCAATTCCGCTTCCCGGCCTTCGTCAACGGGCACGATGACCTGTTGATCGAAACCTGTGCCGGCCTGCTGGACAACGACGAGCCGCACACCTGTATCCGCAAGGAAACCCAGGAAGAAACCGGCTATATCATCCAGGACGTGCGCAAGGTGTTCGAAGCCTTCATGAGCCCGGGCTCGGTGACGGAACGGGTGCATTTTTTCGTCGGTGAGTATTTCGATGAAGACAAACAGCACGAAGGCGGCGGATTGGAAGAAGAGGGCGAAGAGATCGAAGTGCTGGAAATGTCTCTCGATCAAGCCTTGGGCATGATCGAGAGCGGGGACATTTGCGACGGCAAGACCATCATGTTGTTGCAGTACGCCAAGCTGCATCGGTTGCTGGATTAG
- a CDS encoding methyl-accepting chemotaxis protein: MGINLKFGHKILLGACVIVMAVFLSFSLFNDHRQEASTREALHSNLQTTGQLLGANLDSWLAGRILLIEGAAESVAANPTPDTIGRILSQDIITKTFIASYVGLEDRRFFIHPERVMPDGYDVRQRAWYKDAARTLEPVLTEPYIGAGIDYLIMTQAAPIKVNGKAVGVLGASLSLEQLAKIINAVDLNGIGYAFLVSDDGKILVHPDNSLVTKTLAQAFPEGPPSINSTLSEVQENGQTRIVTFTPIDGLPSLHWSIGLSVDKDKAYAALHEFRTSALIATLIAMLVTVGLLGLLINALMRPLRSMGSAMQSIADGEGDLTQRLHSLSRDEFGMMAGGFNRFVERIQQSIREVLASSVQLTQLAAQVSQASHSSLKSSDTQAALTHNVATAINELGAAAQEIARSAAHASSRASDTRDQTREGQSVVQRSISAMSQLSSQVVNTRQDIESLNEKTLKIGRILDVIKGISDQTNLLALNAAIEAARAGDAGRGFAVVSDEVRTLAHRTQQSAQEIHGMIEELQAGAGHAVSAMLESQLHSDDNVNTAKLAGERLNRVLLGIGEIDEINLSVATATEEQTSVVDNLDRDISHINDLNQEMVGNLQSTLQACTELENQSRCLQQMVNTFKI; encoded by the coding sequence ATGGGCATCAATCTGAAATTCGGTCACAAGATTCTTCTGGGTGCCTGCGTCATCGTGATGGCGGTCTTCCTGTCGTTCTCGTTGTTCAACGACCATCGCCAGGAAGCAAGCACCCGTGAAGCACTGCACAGCAACTTACAGACCACGGGCCAGTTGCTCGGTGCGAACCTCGACAGCTGGCTGGCCGGTCGAATCCTGTTGATCGAAGGTGCCGCCGAAAGCGTCGCCGCCAATCCCACGCCGGATACCATCGGCAGAATTCTCTCCCAGGACATCATTACAAAGACCTTCATAGCCAGCTATGTCGGCCTTGAAGACCGTCGTTTTTTTATTCATCCCGAGCGGGTGATGCCGGATGGGTATGATGTTCGTCAACGCGCCTGGTACAAAGATGCAGCTCGCACTCTTGAACCCGTGTTGACCGAACCCTACATCGGTGCGGGTATCGATTATCTGATAATGACCCAAGCGGCTCCGATCAAGGTCAATGGCAAAGCTGTTGGTGTACTGGGTGCGAGCCTGAGCCTGGAACAACTCGCGAAAATCATCAATGCCGTGGACCTCAACGGCATAGGCTATGCCTTCCTGGTCAGCGACGACGGCAAGATCCTGGTGCACCCGGACAACTCACTGGTGACCAAGACACTCGCGCAAGCGTTCCCCGAAGGCCCGCCGAGTATCAACAGCACCTTGAGTGAGGTGCAGGAAAACGGCCAGACGCGGATCGTCACTTTTACGCCGATCGACGGCCTGCCGTCGCTGCACTGGTCCATCGGACTTTCAGTGGATAAAGACAAAGCCTACGCCGCACTCCATGAGTTTCGTACCTCGGCGCTGATCGCCACACTGATCGCCATGCTGGTCACGGTCGGTTTGCTCGGCCTGCTGATCAACGCCCTGATGCGGCCGTTACGCAGCATGGGCTCGGCCATGCAGTCCATCGCCGATGGCGAAGGTGACCTGACCCAGCGCCTGCATAGCCTGTCTCGGGACGAGTTCGGCATGATGGCAGGAGGGTTCAACCGTTTCGTCGAACGTATTCAGCAGTCGATTCGAGAAGTCCTGGCGTCCAGCGTCCAACTCACCCAATTGGCGGCTCAGGTCAGCCAGGCATCGCATTCCTCCCTGAAAAGCTCTGACACTCAAGCGGCGTTGACCCATAACGTCGCCACGGCGATCAATGAACTTGGGGCCGCTGCCCAGGAAATCGCCCGCAGCGCCGCTCATGCGTCAAGCCGCGCCTCTGATACCCGGGATCAGACCCGGGAAGGTCAATCTGTGGTCCAGCGTAGTATCAGCGCCATGTCGCAGCTCTCGTCGCAAGTGGTCAATACCCGCCAGGACATCGAAAGCCTGAATGAAAAAACGCTGAAGATCGGACGTATTCTCGACGTCATCAAAGGCATTTCCGACCAAACCAACTTGTTGGCCCTGAACGCTGCCATCGAGGCCGCCCGCGCCGGAGACGCCGGACGCGGTTTTGCGGTGGTCTCGGATGAAGTACGCACCCTCGCCCATCGCACCCAACAATCCGCCCAGGAAATCCACGGCATGATCGAGGAGCTGCAAGCAGGCGCCGGCCACGCCGTGAGCGCCATGCTCGAAAGCCAGCTTCATAGCGACGACAACGTCAATACCGCCAAGCTCGCGGGCGAGCGACTCAATCGCGTGCTGCTGGGTATCGGCGAGATCGACGAGATCAACCTGTCGGTGGCCACCGCCACCGAAGAGCAAACCTCAGTGGTGGACAACCTGGATCGCGACATCAGCCACATCAATGACCTGAATCAGGAAATGGTCGGCAATCTGCAATCCACCTTGCAGGCCTGCACTGAACTGGAAAACCAGTCTCGCTGCCTGCAACAAATGGTCAACACCTTCAAGATCTGA
- the nadE gene encoding ammonia-dependent NAD(+) synthetase: MTSLQQESIARELGIDRELKQGGEATEIARRVEFIKQILRESGCQSLVLGISGGVDSLTAGRLCQLAVEQLRGEGYAARFIAVRLPYKAQADEQDAQASLDFIRPDLITTSNIAPCVEGLMGSIAIDGLQPSAELTDFVKGNAKARARMLAQYAIANLSYGLVVGTDHGAEAVMGFFTKFGDGACDLAPLSGLTKTQVRLLADAMGAPGHLVRKAPTADLEDLAPGKLDEVAYGCSYEEIDAYLMGDEVSPQARQIIERAYIKTAHKRALPYAPSTRSGMTFRS, encoded by the coding sequence ATGACTTCGCTTCAGCAAGAGAGTATTGCCCGGGAACTGGGCATCGACCGTGAACTCAAGCAAGGCGGCGAAGCAACCGAGATTGCTCGCCGTGTCGAGTTTATAAAGCAGATCTTGCGCGAGTCGGGTTGCCAGTCCCTGGTCCTGGGGATCAGTGGCGGCGTCGACTCCCTCACCGCCGGCCGCCTCTGCCAGTTGGCGGTGGAGCAACTGCGGGGTGAAGGCTACGCGGCGCGGTTTATCGCAGTCCGGCTGCCGTACAAGGCCCAGGCCGATGAGCAAGACGCCCAGGCTTCCCTGGACTTCATCCGGCCGGACTTGATCACCACCAGTAACATCGCCCCGTGTGTCGAAGGGCTGATGGGCAGTATCGCTATTGATGGCTTGCAACCTTCGGCCGAACTCACCGATTTCGTCAAAGGCAATGCCAAGGCCCGGGCACGGATGCTGGCGCAATACGCCATTGCCAATTTGAGCTACGGGTTGGTGGTGGGCACCGATCATGGGGCAGAGGCGGTGATGGGTTTTTTCACCAAGTTCGGTGACGGCGCGTGCGACCTGGCACCGTTGTCCGGCCTGACGAAGACCCAGGTGAGATTGTTGGCTGACGCGATGGGTGCTCCTGGGCACCTGGTACGCAAGGCGCCGACCGCTGATTTGGAAGACCTGGCGCCCGGTAAGTTGGATGAAGTGGCGTATGGCTGCAGCTACGAGGAGATCGATGCGTACCTGATGGGCGACGAGGTGTCGCCGCAGGCGCGACAGATCATCGAACGCGCCTACATTAAAACTGCGCACAAACGAGCATTGCCATACGCCCCGTCAACCCGGTCCGGAATGACGTTCAGATCTTGA
- the pncB gene encoding nicotinate phosphoribosyltransferase has translation MDSAFDPSSGTIQSLLDTDYYTFTMMQAVLHQHPNVEVEYQFIVRSKERLGHLIPDIRVELEKLAGLQLREGEQRFLFNKRFREYLTPDFEQFLGLFRFNLRYIHVAEVDGQLHIRVRGPMLHCIMFEQPVLAMVSELRNREKYPEVELADVTRKLYQKFEWLEKNASREELAEFRVSDFSTRRRLSFRAQREVVNVMRSDFPGVFVGTSNAHLAYEFDLPLIGTMAHQWLMVHQQLGRLRESQNAALENWVHEYRGRLGIALTDCISTDFFLKDFDLYFAKLYDGLRQDSGDPIIWADKVLNRYKELGVDPRTKDLMFSDGLNFEKCLPILRHVRGKARFGFGMGTSLACDVDGVEPLSIVMKLVRVHGEPVVKFSDDPIKNVCEDASFLRYAAQVFNVALINPQLGA, from the coding sequence ATGGACAGTGCATTCGATCCAAGCAGCGGCACCATCCAGAGCCTTCTGGATACCGACTACTACACCTTCACCATGATGCAGGCGGTCTTGCACCAGCACCCAAACGTTGAGGTGGAATACCAATTCATCGTTCGCTCCAAAGAGCGGCTCGGTCACCTGATCCCGGACATTCGTGTCGAACTGGAGAAGCTCGCTGGATTGCAGCTGCGCGAAGGGGAGCAGCGCTTTCTGTTCAACAAGCGCTTTCGTGAATACTTGACCCCGGACTTCGAACAGTTTCTCGGTTTGTTTCGCTTCAACCTGCGTTACATACACGTTGCCGAGGTCGACGGCCAACTGCACATCCGCGTCCGTGGTCCGATGTTGCACTGCATCATGTTCGAGCAACCGGTATTGGCGATGGTCAGCGAACTGCGCAACCGTGAGAAGTACCCCGAAGTCGAGTTGGCCGACGTCACCCGCAAGCTGTATCAGAAGTTTGAATGGCTGGAGAAAAACGCCAGTCGTGAAGAACTCGCCGAGTTTCGCGTTTCGGATTTCTCCACCCGTCGGCGGCTGTCGTTCAGGGCCCAGCGTGAAGTAGTGAATGTCATGCGCAGTGATTTTCCTGGCGTCTTTGTCGGCACCAGTAACGCTCACTTGGCCTACGAGTTCGATCTCCCCCTGATCGGCACAATGGCCCACCAATGGCTGATGGTGCATCAGCAACTCGGGCGCTTGCGCGAGAGCCAGAACGCGGCGTTGGAAAACTGGGTGCACGAGTATCGTGGCCGGCTCGGTATCGCGCTCACGGACTGCATCAGCACTGACTTCTTCCTCAAGGACTTCGACCTGTACTTTGCCAAGCTCTATGACGGCCTGCGCCAGGATTCCGGTGACCCGATCATCTGGGCAGACAAAGTGCTCAATCGTTACAAGGAACTGGGGGTCGATCCGCGCACCAAGGACCTGATGTTTTCCGACGGCCTCAATTTCGAAAAATGCCTGCCGATCCTGCGCCATGTTCGTGGCAAGGCCAGATTCGGTTTCGGCATGGGCACCAGCCTGGCCTGCGATGTCGACGGTGTCGAACCGCTGAGCATCGTCATGAAACTGGTGCGGGTCCACGGCGAACCGGTGGTGAAGTTCTCCGACGACCCGATCAAGAACGTCTGCGAGGATGCCTCGTTTCTGCGGTACGCCGCCCAAGTGTTCAACGTCGCCCTGATCAATCCACAGTTGGGAGCTTGA
- a CDS encoding nicotinamidase produces the protein MNSLTRKTASFDVDAQKSFTPLCPDELPVPGGDQIGGELNFMASLASLRIGSKDAHSPQAPWVVADHSQMLLPTGLEHADITWVSHCVPGTEGFTLLDQLPTPYDYDYFVWKGVEPDLHPYGACYHDLHGKLSTGVIEYLKGMGVEQVIVGGLALDFCVKTTALQLAAAGFKVIIHLPACRAISEEGAVQAIQDMQQAGVAIAATREETIRLANA, from the coding sequence ATGAACAGCCTGACCCGAAAAACGGCTTCCTTCGATGTCGATGCGCAAAAGAGCTTTACACCGCTTTGCCCGGATGAGCTGCCAGTGCCTGGCGGTGACCAGATTGGCGGTGAGCTGAACTTCATGGCGTCCCTGGCCAGCCTTCGAATCGGCAGCAAGGACGCCCACTCGCCCCAGGCTCCTTGGGTGGTCGCCGATCACTCACAGATGCTCTTGCCGACCGGGCTCGAACACGCCGACATCACCTGGGTCAGCCACTGCGTCCCCGGCACCGAAGGTTTTACCTTGCTGGATCAATTGCCGACCCCGTACGACTACGACTATTTCGTCTGGAAGGGCGTCGAGCCAGATCTGCACCCGTACGGCGCCTGCTATCACGACCTGCACGGCAAGCTGTCCACCGGGGTGATCGAATACCTCAAGGGCATGGGTGTGGAGCAGGTCATTGTCGGCGGGCTGGCGCTGGATTTCTGCGTCAAGACCACCGCCCTGCAACTGGCCGCCGCCGGCTTCAAGGTGATCATTCACCTTCCAGCCTGCCGTGCGATCAGCGAGGAGGGGGCCGTTCAAGCCATTCAAGACATGCAGCAAGCGGGGGTCGCGATTGCCGCGACCCGCGAAGAAACGATCCGCCTGGCAAACGCATAA
- a CDS encoding adenylyltransferase/cytidyltransferase family protein has product MFEIALYGGAFNPPHAGHAQVMIEASCQARRVLVAPSFRHPYGKRMVDYEVRLSWLESIVDRVQPLCRAEVRASRVEQVVARGVEGAIYSYTLLAHLADSLALDGKRIALVVGQDVADLLPTFYRGQELLERFSILRVEEKIHVRSTVVRERLALGEPLPTHWMAPGMNPLNYDLYATHGNRHAN; this is encoded by the coding sequence ATGTTTGAAATTGCCCTTTATGGCGGCGCCTTCAATCCCCCACACGCCGGTCACGCCCAAGTGATGATCGAGGCCTCATGCCAGGCCAGACGCGTGTTGGTGGCCCCCAGCTTCAGGCACCCCTACGGCAAGCGAATGGTCGACTATGAGGTTCGCCTGAGCTGGCTGGAATCGATCGTAGATAGGGTTCAACCGCTGTGCCGCGCCGAAGTGCGTGCAAGCCGGGTGGAACAGGTCGTGGCCCGTGGCGTCGAAGGCGCCATCTACAGCTACACCCTGCTCGCCCACCTTGCCGACAGCCTGGCCCTGGACGGCAAGCGGATCGCGTTGGTGGTGGGCCAGGATGTCGCGGATCTGCTGCCGACCTTCTATCGCGGTCAAGAATTGCTGGAGCGTTTCTCCATCCTTCGCGTGGAGGAAAAGATCCATGTGCGCAGCACGGTGGTTCGCGAAAGACTGGCGTTGGGTGAGCCGCTTCCCACCCACTGGATGGCTCCCGGCATGAACCCGTTAAACTATGACCTTTATGCGACCCACGGAAATCGACATGCCAACTAG